One region of Thermomicrobium sp. 4228-Ro genomic DNA includes:
- the hpaD gene encoding 3,4-dihydroxyphenylacetate 2,3-dioxygenase produces MAREPSFTILKTGHVELRVTDLERARAFYVDVLGFFETERDADRLYLRGIEEWEHHSLILRQAATPGLGHFAFRVAAEEDLLALEQLARERGLPVRWIEEGAERGQGRALRIQDPLGFPIEFYHRVERVERLLQQYHRHRGTHVLRIDHVNVHTPAIERGIDWYRMLGFAVSEVTITEDDPPRVWAIWLRRKQTVHDVALMTGPGPRLHHIGFWLGEASAVTRAADVIAAAGYGRCIERGPGRHGISNAMFLYLRDPDGNRIELYAGDYLIPDPDFEPVVWMLNDPRRQTLWGHVPPRSWFDEAAPVEDFAGTGFVAVVPPSEAFLPAYVDR; encoded by the coding sequence GTGGCGAGGGAACCGTCGTTCACGATCCTGAAGACCGGGCACGTCGAGTTACGCGTGACGGATCTCGAGCGAGCGCGTGCCTTCTACGTCGATGTTCTCGGCTTCTTCGAGACCGAGCGGGACGCTGACCGCCTGTACCTGCGTGGTATCGAGGAGTGGGAGCACCACAGTCTCATCCTGCGGCAGGCGGCAACACCTGGTCTCGGTCACTTCGCCTTTCGTGTGGCCGCGGAGGAAGACCTCCTGGCACTGGAGCAGCTGGCCCGCGAACGGGGGCTCCCGGTTCGGTGGATCGAGGAAGGGGCTGAACGCGGACAGGGCCGAGCGTTGCGGATACAAGACCCGCTCGGTTTTCCCATCGAGTTCTACCATCGCGTCGAGCGCGTCGAGCGGTTGCTGCAGCAGTACCATCGGCACCGCGGGACGCACGTGCTCCGAATCGACCACGTCAACGTGCATACACCGGCGATCGAGCGGGGCATCGACTGGTATCGGATGCTGGGCTTCGCTGTCTCCGAAGTCACGATCACCGAGGACGACCCGCCGCGAGTTTGGGCCATCTGGCTTCGGCGCAAGCAGACAGTGCACGATGTCGCGCTGATGACCGGACCCGGTCCGCGGTTGCACCATATCGGCTTCTGGCTCGGGGAGGCATCGGCGGTCACGCGTGCGGCCGATGTGATCGCGGCGGCTGGATATGGGCGCTGCATCGAGCGAGGGCCGGGACGGCACGGCATTTCCAACGCGATGTTTCTCTACCTGCGCGATCCGGACGGCAACCGTATCGAGTTGTATGCTGGAGACTATCTCATCCCCGATCCGGACTTTGAGCCGGTGGTGTGGATGCTGAACGATCCACGGCGGCAGACGCTCTGGGGACATGTCCCGCCACGGAGCTGGTTCGATGAGGCGGCACCCGTCGAGGACTTTGCCGGTACCGGTTTCGTCGCGGTCGTGCCTCCCTCGGAGGCTTTTCTGCCCGCCTATGTCGATCGCTAG